From a single Vibrio sp. BS-M-Sm-2 genomic region:
- a CDS encoding GNAT family N-acetyltransferase has translation MEIQIRHLETTDSQDMFDIYRHPSVSENTSQKPFLSSDQVERLFGHSDHFTLVAEVSGKAVGHITLFMTTKVRDKHCAGLAIAINPDMHGKGVGQALMQEAINQSDNWLNLVRLELEVHADNHAAIALYERAGFQLEGTKRLSTFKAGKYIDMLLMSRIRPDYQY, from the coding sequence TTGGAAATACAAATAAGACATCTTGAAACGACAGATAGCCAAGATATGTTTGATATCTATCGACACCCATCAGTATCAGAAAATACTTCACAAAAGCCTTTCCTTAGCTCTGATCAGGTAGAGCGGTTGTTTGGTCATTCAGACCATTTCACTTTAGTTGCTGAAGTGTCTGGCAAAGCAGTAGGCCATATTACTTTATTTATGACCACCAAGGTGAGAGACAAACATTGTGCTGGCCTTGCGATAGCGATTAACCCGGATATGCACGGCAAAGGGGTTGGTCAAGCGTTAATGCAAGAAGCTATTAATCAATCCGATAATTGGCTTAACCTCGTTCGACTTGAGTTAGAGGTTCATGCAGATAACCACGCCGCTATTGCTCTGTACGAACGCGCAGGCTTTCAGTTAGAAGGCACCAAAAGGCTGAGTACATTCAAAGCGGGTAAGTACATCGATATGTTACTTATGTCTAGAATTAGGCCTGATTATCAATATTAG
- a CDS encoding DUF2860 family protein codes for MRFVLPVVFSALASMPAYSGLAPSEGFSGNFSVLAGFYSDSSNLSTEQDSNQATNTQEGESENQGLLGFLGTVQYTFGESLTHQVYAGTTREDIATGTIAFEIGYRYQLSGGTILDFSVLPTLISGKAWSDPYAVGVNRNETDVKGNVGRLQMTNIGGTGFRTDFAIGESDVDDELSGTQGLSPEEAVLLDRERTYLYAKAGYRFILPNQAGLFVPSMVYFHSDAEGGALSFDSYGIELNYAKRIGRHGFVVTLDASDRQYDEANPIYGKAREDNEYGAFLAYEFSGLMGYKDWSFVTLLGLRSIDSNIDFYNSEQVFTSVGVDYKF; via the coding sequence ATGAGGTTTGTTTTACCAGTTGTCTTTTCTGCATTGGCTTCAATGCCTGCATACAGTGGTCTCGCTCCAAGTGAAGGTTTCAGCGGTAACTTCAGTGTATTGGCCGGTTTCTACTCTGACAGTAGTAATTTGAGTACTGAACAAGATTCGAATCAAGCAACTAACACCCAGGAAGGGGAGAGTGAAAACCAAGGGTTACTCGGCTTTTTGGGTACTGTTCAATATACTTTTGGCGAATCGCTGACTCACCAAGTGTATGCGGGTACGACGCGAGAGGATATTGCAACAGGTACCATTGCGTTTGAGATCGGTTATAGATACCAACTTTCTGGAGGCACCATATTAGACTTTTCTGTTCTTCCTACCCTTATCTCAGGTAAGGCTTGGTCTGACCCATATGCGGTTGGCGTCAATCGAAACGAAACCGATGTAAAAGGTAATGTTGGGCGATTGCAAATGACTAATATAGGCGGTACTGGCTTTCGAACGGATTTCGCGATTGGTGAATCTGACGTTGATGATGAGTTATCGGGCACCCAAGGCTTATCTCCGGAAGAAGCTGTGCTGCTTGATAGAGAAAGAACCTATTTATACGCCAAAGCAGGGTACCGCTTTATCTTGCCAAACCAAGCAGGTCTATTTGTTCCTTCAATGGTGTATTTCCACTCAGACGCAGAAGGGGGAGCACTCAGCTTCGATAGCTATGGCATAGAATTAAACTACGCTAAGCGAATCGGCCGTCATGGTTTCGTTGTTACGCTCGATGCAAGTGATCGTCAGTACGATGAAGCCAACCCTATTTATGGTAAAGCGCGCGAAGATAATGAATATGGTGCCTTTTTAGCGTACGAGTTTAGTGGCTTGATGGGCTATAAAGATTGGTCGTTTGTCACGTTACTTGGCTTAAGATCTATTGATTCAAATATCGATTTTTATAATTCAGAACAAGTATTCACAAGCGTTGGTGTGGACTATAAATTCTGA